One Streptomyces drozdowiczii DNA segment encodes these proteins:
- a CDS encoding sensor histidine kinase — MQRLYDFIRRHPTGVDSFWAVFLLGLSGMTIVVGDVGHGGRLERIAIVPVVLGLCLVVALRRRAPEKMLLLAIAMGVLQLICGVRPNVANFAMLVITFTVATVGERWASRLALACSLTAAALSQLRWPNEEGTPRNWAQAVFVVVVLTVPFVLAWVLGDSMRTRRAYFDQLEERAARLEREREAQSKVAVAAERARIARELHDVVAHNVSVMVVQADGAAYVMDAAPDQARQALETISSTGRQALAEMRRLLGVLRTGDAEESGEYVPQPDVEQIEELIDQVRKAGLAVDFKVEGTARPLPSGVELTAYRIVQEALTNTRKHGGPHAGASVRLVYFDDGLGLLVEDDGRGAAHELYEDGGADGAGHGMIGMRERVGMVGGTLDAGPRPGGGFRISALLPLKAADR, encoded by the coding sequence GTGCAGCGCCTCTACGATTTCATCCGCAGACACCCGACGGGCGTCGACAGCTTCTGGGCTGTCTTCCTCCTCGGGCTCTCCGGCATGACCATCGTGGTGGGCGACGTCGGGCACGGCGGCCGTCTCGAACGGATCGCGATCGTGCCGGTCGTCCTGGGGCTCTGCCTCGTCGTCGCGCTGCGCCGCCGCGCGCCGGAGAAGATGCTGCTGCTCGCCATCGCGATGGGCGTGCTCCAGCTGATCTGCGGCGTCCGGCCGAACGTCGCGAACTTCGCGATGCTCGTCATCACCTTCACCGTCGCCACCGTCGGTGAGCGCTGGGCGTCGCGGCTCGCCCTGGCGTGCAGCCTGACCGCCGCCGCGCTGTCCCAGCTCCGCTGGCCGAACGAGGAGGGGACCCCGCGCAACTGGGCGCAGGCGGTCTTCGTCGTCGTCGTGCTCACGGTCCCGTTCGTGCTGGCCTGGGTGCTCGGCGACTCGATGCGGACCCGGCGGGCCTACTTCGACCAGCTGGAGGAGCGGGCGGCCCGCCTGGAGCGGGAGCGCGAGGCCCAGTCGAAGGTCGCGGTGGCCGCCGAGCGGGCCCGTATCGCCCGCGAACTGCACGATGTCGTCGCGCACAACGTCTCCGTGATGGTGGTGCAGGCCGACGGTGCCGCCTACGTCATGGACGCGGCGCCCGACCAGGCCCGGCAGGCGCTGGAGACCATCTCCAGCACCGGCCGCCAGGCGCTCGCGGAGATGCGGCGGCTGCTCGGGGTGCTGCGGACGGGCGACGCGGAGGAGAGCGGCGAGTACGTCCCGCAGCCCGACGTCGAGCAGATCGAGGAGCTGATCGACCAGGTCCGCAAGGCCGGCCTGGCGGTGGACTTCAAGGTCGAGGGGACCGCCCGCCCGCTGCCCAGCGGCGTCGAGCTGACCGCGTACCGGATCGTGCAGGAGGCCCTGACCAACACCCGCAAGCACGGCGGCCCGCACGCCGGGGCCAGTGTGCGGCTGGTCTACTTCGACGACGGGCTCGGCCTGCTGGTCGAGGACGACGGGCGGGGCGCCGCGCACGAGCTGTACGAGGACGGGGGCGCCGACGGCGCCGGCCACGGCATGATCGGCATGCGGGAACGGGTCGGCATGGTCGGCGGCACACTGGACGCCGGGCCGCGCCCCGGCGGAGGATTCCGGATCAGCGCGCTGCTGCCGCTCAAGGCCGCCGACCGCTGA
- a CDS encoding response regulator, whose translation MAIRVMLVDDQVLLRTGFRMVLAAQPDMEVVAEAGDGAEAIDILRATAVDVVLMDVRMPKLDGVEATRRICAQPEPPKVLILTTFDLDEYAFSGLKAGASGFMLKDVPPGELLAAIRSVHSGDAVVAPSTTRRLLDRFSPMLPSGTPEPQHKDIAKLTEREREVMLLVAQGLSNGEIAGRLVLSEATVKTHVGRILTKLSLRDRVQVVVLAYETGLVRAGGGAG comes from the coding sequence ATGGCGATCCGCGTGATGCTCGTCGACGACCAGGTGCTGCTGCGCACCGGCTTCCGGATGGTGCTCGCCGCCCAGCCCGACATGGAGGTGGTCGCCGAGGCCGGTGACGGCGCGGAGGCGATCGACATCCTGCGTGCCACCGCCGTGGACGTGGTGCTGATGGACGTCCGCATGCCGAAGCTGGACGGCGTCGAGGCCACCCGCCGCATCTGCGCGCAGCCCGAGCCGCCGAAGGTGCTGATCCTGACCACGTTCGACCTGGACGAGTACGCGTTCTCCGGGCTGAAGGCCGGGGCCAGCGGCTTCATGCTGAAGGACGTGCCGCCGGGCGAACTGCTCGCCGCGATCCGCTCCGTGCACAGCGGCGACGCGGTCGTCGCCCCGTCCACCACCCGTCGGCTGCTCGACCGGTTCTCGCCGATGCTGCCCAGCGGCACCCCGGAACCGCAGCACAAGGACATCGCCAAGCTCACCGAACGCGAGCGCGAGGTGATGCTGCTGGTCGCGCAGGGCCTGTCGAACGGCGAGATCGCGGGGCGCCTGGTGCTCTCCGAGGCGACCGTGAAGACGCACGTCGGCCGCATCCTGACCAAGCTGTCCCTGCGCGACCGCGTGCAGGTCGTCGTCCTCGCGTACGAGACCGGCCTGGTCCGCGCCGGCGGCGGCGCGGGCTGA
- a CDS encoding DUF5937 family protein encodes MSVTIDIAGLDPGRIVFRTSPLVELGVALHALSEPGHHPGLHGWVTATATALEPDLADRLHEAEFLWRNTFSDIFMPSAGVVGGDGVPGDSLAAELDILDRLDDDRFVSAALEFTCAAFYGTGAASPLRNRDARARALDMAAARGPRQVDFTERLLTDPAPVRRWLRRLFEDCDQAFFADTWERTRVQLAADARHKTDLLRRKGLAEAIRAVSPALSLDADGGRISVDKLSEGATTATDPAVGPGLTLIPTSFGWPHLMVLHAPGWRPVLHYPVHRPELPAPASVELLQLRMEALAHPMRMRLCRNIARSPYTTGELADTNGITPPEVSRHLAVLKKAGLVTTRRRGRYVLHQLDLTVVARLGSDFLEGVLR; translated from the coding sequence GTGAGCGTCACCATCGACATAGCGGGGCTCGACCCCGGCCGCATCGTCTTCCGGACCTCCCCGCTCGTGGAGCTGGGCGTCGCCCTGCACGCCCTCTCCGAGCCGGGGCACCACCCGGGCCTGCACGGCTGGGTGACGGCCACCGCCACGGCCCTGGAGCCCGATCTCGCCGACCGGCTGCACGAGGCGGAGTTCCTGTGGCGGAACACCTTCTCGGACATCTTCATGCCGTCCGCCGGGGTCGTCGGGGGCGACGGCGTGCCGGGCGACAGCCTCGCCGCCGAGCTGGACATCCTGGACCGGCTGGACGACGACCGGTTCGTCTCGGCCGCTTTGGAGTTCACCTGCGCCGCATTCTACGGGACCGGCGCGGCCTCCCCGCTGCGCAACCGGGACGCCCGTGCCCGGGCGCTGGACATGGCGGCGGCGCGCGGCCCGCGCCAGGTGGACTTCACCGAGCGGCTGCTGACCGACCCGGCTCCGGTACGCCGCTGGCTGCGCCGCCTGTTCGAGGACTGCGACCAGGCGTTCTTCGCGGACACCTGGGAGCGGACGCGCGTCCAGCTGGCGGCGGACGCGCGGCACAAGACGGATCTGCTGCGGCGCAAGGGCCTCGCCGAGGCGATACGGGCGGTCTCGCCCGCGCTCTCGCTCGACGCGGACGGCGGCCGGATCAGCGTCGACAAGCTGTCCGAGGGGGCGACCACCGCGACGGACCCCGCCGTCGGCCCCGGGCTCACGCTGATCCCGACCAGCTTCGGCTGGCCGCATCTGATGGTGCTGCACGCCCCGGGCTGGCGTCCGGTGCTCCACTACCCGGTGCACCGGCCGGAGCTGCCCGCGCCCGCCTCGGTGGAGCTGCTCCAGCTGCGGATGGAGGCGCTGGCGCACCCGATGCGGATGCGGCTGTGCCGGAACATCGCGCGTTCCCCGTACACCACCGGTGAGCTGGCCGACACGAACGGGATCACGCCGCCCGAGGTCTCGCGCCACCTCGCGGTGCTCAAGAAGGCCGGTCTGGTCACGACCCGGCGGCGCGGCCGGTACGTCCTGCACCAGCTGGACCTGACGGTGGTGGCCCGGCTGGGCAGCGACTTCCTGGAGGGGGTCCTGCGCTAG
- a CDS encoding threonine aldolase family protein — protein sequence MTDMNTQVTDETAEPGSEEAARLRRLTAWRAAGRTLSRLPQDRTLGEQLAALAADAGTVTDPDLPADIYGDGVVGELERRVAGLLGTEAAVFFPTGTMAQQVALRCWAARTGNPVVALHPLAHPEVHENGALGAVSGLRTVHPTTDPRLPTADEVRDFPEPFGTLMLELPLRDAGFLLPTWEELEAVVAAARDRDAVVHFDGARLWECATHFGRGLPEIAALADSVYVSFYKSLGGISGAVLAGSASLVEEARLWRHRYGGQLFQQFPAAVAALAGLDRELPKLPSYAAHAKVVAGALAEGLAAGGAGWFRVHPEVPHTHQFQVWLPYDAEVLTEASVRQAEETGTVLFRRWFTPGAGAPGVAFTEVTVAEAGLEWSADDVRDAVAAFLERLTGTMDR from the coding sequence ATGACAGACATGAACACGCAGGTGACGGACGAGACGGCGGAGCCGGGGAGCGAGGAGGCGGCGCGGTTGCGCCGGCTCACCGCCTGGCGCGCGGCCGGGCGCACCCTGTCCCGCCTCCCCCAGGACCGCACGCTCGGCGAGCAGCTGGCCGCCCTGGCGGCGGACGCCGGGACGGTCACCGATCCGGACCTTCCCGCGGACATCTACGGGGACGGTGTCGTCGGCGAGCTGGAGCGGCGGGTCGCCGGGCTGCTCGGCACGGAGGCCGCCGTGTTCTTCCCGACCGGGACGATGGCGCAGCAGGTCGCGCTGCGCTGCTGGGCCGCCCGCACCGGCAACCCCGTCGTCGCCCTGCACCCGCTCGCCCACCCGGAGGTCCACGAGAACGGCGCCCTGGGGGCGGTGAGCGGGCTGCGCACGGTCCACCCGACGACGGACCCGAGGCTGCCGACCGCCGACGAGGTCCGCGACTTCCCGGAGCCGTTCGGCACGCTGATGCTGGAGCTGCCGCTGCGGGACGCCGGTTTCCTGCTGCCCACCTGGGAGGAGCTGGAGGCCGTGGTGGCCGCCGCCCGCGACCGGGACGCCGTCGTCCACTTCGACGGGGCCCGGCTCTGGGAGTGCGCCACGCACTTCGGGCGCGGGCTGCCGGAGATCGCCGCGCTCGCGGACAGCGTGTACGTGTCGTTCTACAAGTCCCTGGGCGGGATCTCCGGGGCCGTGCTCGCCGGTTCCGCCTCGCTGGTCGAGGAGGCCCGCCTCTGGCGGCACCGGTACGGCGGTCAGCTCTTCCAGCAGTTCCCGGCGGCGGTCGCCGCCCTGGCCGGGCTCGACCGGGAGCTGCCGAAGCTGCCGTCGTACGCGGCGCACGCGAAGGTGGTGGCCGGGGCGCTGGCCGAGGGCCTGGCGGCGGGCGGCGCGGGCTGGTTCCGGGTGCATCCGGAGGTGCCGCACACCCACCAGTTCCAGGTGTGGCTGCCGTACGACGCGGAGGTGCTGACCGAGGCGTCGGTGCGGCAGGCGGAGGAGACGGGCACGGTGCTCTTCCGCCGCTGGTTCACGCCGGGCGCGGGGGCTCCGGGGGTGGCGTTCACGGAGGTCACGGTGGCGGAGGCCGGGCTGGAGTGGAGCGCGGACGACGTACGGGACGCGGTGGCGGCATTCCTGGAGCGGCTGACGGGCACCATGGACCGGTGA